One window of Erwinia aphidicola genomic DNA carries:
- the agp gene encoding bifunctional glucose-1-phosphatase/inositol phosphatase, whose amino-acid sequence MINKFSLCALAVYSAFSGASAWAADGDYQLEQVLMMSRHNLRAPLADNGSVLAQATKKAWPKWEVPGGQLTTKGGVLEVYMGRYTREWLAQQGLVKEGECPSSDDIYAYANSLQRTVATAQFFITGAFPGCDIPVSHQDEMGSMDPVFNPVITNDSEEFNKQALAAINAEGEKLALKPAFQRLEKIIDYKNSAACNGKKQCDLSSTNQNQFSADNGKEPNVSGPLKVGNSLVDAFTLQYYEGFPMEQVAWGQIKTPEQWQELAAIKNGYQDALFTSPAVAHEVAAPLVDYIRSMLVDQDKASAPKVTLMVGHDSNIASLLTALDFKPYDLPGQNEQTPIGGMVQFQRWHDKKNDKELVKVEYVYQTSGQLRDAEPLSLDNPPKRVTLQMAGCPTDANGFCSWDKFTEVLNTALQGTPLQVATPAPAAAAPAADAKPADEKAVVNKALADKAAADKAAAEKAAQAKASAEKAAADKAAAEKAAKEKAAADKAAADAGKATADKAAADKATADKAASDKATAEKPSPGAAETKPAPAAAPAAN is encoded by the coding sequence ATGATTAACAAGTTCAGTCTCTGCGCGTTAGCGGTTTACTCCGCATTCTCCGGTGCTTCTGCCTGGGCTGCCGACGGCGATTATCAGCTGGAACAGGTGCTGATGATGAGCCGCCATAACCTGCGCGCCCCGCTGGCAGATAACGGCAGCGTACTGGCGCAGGCCACTAAAAAAGCCTGGCCGAAATGGGAAGTTCCGGGCGGCCAGCTGACCACCAAGGGTGGGGTGCTCGAAGTTTACATGGGGCGCTATACCCGCGAATGGCTGGCGCAGCAGGGGCTGGTGAAAGAGGGCGAATGCCCATCTTCTGACGACATTTACGCCTATGCCAACAGCCTGCAGCGCACCGTTGCCACCGCGCAGTTCTTTATTACCGGCGCTTTCCCAGGCTGTGATATTCCGGTTTCGCATCAGGATGAGATGGGCAGCATGGACCCGGTATTTAATCCGGTGATCACCAACGACAGTGAAGAGTTCAACAAGCAGGCGCTGGCGGCAATCAATGCCGAAGGCGAAAAGCTGGCCCTGAAGCCGGCCTTCCAGCGTCTGGAAAAAATCATCGATTACAAAAACTCCGCGGCTTGCAACGGTAAGAAGCAGTGCGACCTTTCCAGCACCAATCAGAACCAGTTCAGCGCTGATAATGGCAAAGAGCCAAATGTTTCCGGCCCGCTGAAGGTGGGTAACTCGCTGGTGGATGCCTTCACGCTACAGTATTACGAAGGTTTCCCAATGGAGCAGGTGGCCTGGGGGCAGATCAAAACGCCTGAGCAGTGGCAGGAGCTGGCCGCGATTAAAAATGGTTATCAGGATGCGCTGTTCACCTCCCCGGCCGTCGCGCACGAAGTCGCCGCGCCGCTGGTGGACTACATTCGCAGCATGCTGGTCGACCAGGATAAAGCCAGCGCGCCTAAAGTGACGCTGATGGTGGGGCACGACTCCAACATTGCTTCACTGCTGACCGCTTTGGATTTCAAACCGTATGACCTGCCGGGCCAGAATGAGCAGACGCCAATCGGTGGCATGGTGCAGTTCCAGCGCTGGCACGACAAGAAAAATGACAAGGAGCTGGTCAAAGTGGAGTACGTCTACCAGACATCCGGCCAGCTGCGTGATGCAGAGCCGCTGTCGCTGGACAATCCACCGAAGCGCGTCACGCTGCAGATGGCCGGATGCCCGACCGATGCCAACGGCTTCTGCTCGTGGGATAAGTTTACCGAAGTGCTGAACACGGCACTGCAGGGCACGCCGCTGCAGGTGGCTACCCCGGCTCCCGCTGCTGCTGCGCCTGCTGCCGATGCCAAACCGGCCGACGAGAAAGCCGTAGTAAACAAAGCCCTGGCCGATAAAGCGGCCGCGGATAAGGCCGCAGCGGAAAAGGCAGCGCAGGCGAAAGCATCAGCTGAAAAAGCAGCGGCAGACAAAGCCGCTGCGGAAAAGGCCGCGAAAGAGAAGGCCGCAGCCGACAAAGCTGCCGCAGACGCCGGCAAAGCCACTGCCGACAAAGCTGCTGCCGACAAGGCAACGGCGGATAAAGCCGCCAGTGACAAAGCCACGGCAGAGAAACCCTCCCCTGGCGCGGCAGAGACTAAACCCGCCCCGGCGGCGGCCCCTGCGGCCAACTGA
- a CDS encoding LysR family transcriptional regulator → MDTRRLHYFLVLAEELHFGRAALRLAISQPPLSVSIRQLEESIGAKLFERSHQQVRLTAAGKALIPAAQALLDRMESMLLEVQNVAHGVTGHLRIGYVGALLYQGLPELMQQFQQRHAGVQLSMRELNTCNQLSELAHGSLDVGFIHTSPLPAGLSSLRFSHDRLALCLPVQHPLAAAGELALNQLKEEPFILFARRFSPRYYDRIQSVLLAADIEPDTRWEARHWLGVVSLVARGCGIALVPASLRFTAMAGVSYCPLPQSSLLLPSLCVWNSAEQRPLLSALIAMLRLPHQRLNPADDMLADRQG, encoded by the coding sequence ATGGATACTCGTCGTTTACACTATTTTCTGGTGCTGGCCGAGGAGCTGCATTTTGGCCGTGCCGCCCTGCGTCTGGCTATTTCACAGCCGCCGCTGAGCGTCAGCATTCGCCAGCTGGAGGAGTCGATCGGGGCAAAATTGTTTGAACGCAGCCACCAGCAGGTGCGGCTGACTGCCGCAGGTAAGGCGCTGATCCCTGCGGCCCAGGCGCTGCTGGACCGGATGGAAAGCATGCTTCTTGAGGTGCAAAACGTGGCGCACGGGGTGACCGGCCATCTGCGTATCGGTTATGTCGGCGCGCTGCTCTATCAGGGACTGCCCGAGCTGATGCAGCAGTTTCAGCAGCGCCACGCGGGGGTGCAGCTGAGTATGCGCGAGCTCAATACCTGCAACCAGCTAAGCGAGCTGGCTCACGGCAGCCTGGACGTGGGGTTTATTCATACTTCCCCCCTGCCCGCAGGCCTCTCCTCACTGCGTTTTTCCCACGACAGGCTGGCACTCTGCTTACCGGTGCAGCATCCGCTGGCAGCTGCCGGTGAGCTGGCGCTCAACCAGCTCAAAGAGGAGCCGTTTATTCTCTTCGCGCGCCGATTTTCCCCGCGTTATTACGACCGCATTCAGTCAGTATTGCTGGCCGCAGATATTGAGCCCGACACGCGCTGGGAGGCACGCCACTGGCTGGGCGTCGTGTCGCTGGTGGCGCGCGGTTGCGGTATCGCACTGGTTCCCGCCAGCCTGCGTTTTACCGCGATGGCCGGCGTCAGCTATTGCCCGCTGCCGCAGAGTTCGCTGCTGTTGCCCTCGCTCTGCGTCTGGAACAGCGCTGAACAACGGCCGCTGCTCTCCGCACTGATCGCGATGCTGCGGCTACCCCACCAGCGCCTTAATCCGGCTGACGATATGCTCGCCGATCGGCAGGGCTGA
- the glaH gene encoding glutarate dioxygenase GlaH, producing the protein MTRSTRYGEIQRSEHKTLIPGVMLSDSPYSSRLLLLTFNEEITQAFLQAARTLPVQALEYKSMLRFHLGKLLDDLCGNQLRSLLSRTLQSRQQGALLINAQGLISVDRAEDMVRLATAIAHLIGRANFDSMSGQYYARFVVKNSDDSDSYLRQPHKPLELHNDGTYVDEPTDFVLMMKIDEQNMQGGESILLHLDDWAQLDSWFSHPLARRTMRWSAPPSKNTPHSVYHPVFGVDERGRPVMRYIDQFVQPKDFTEGNWLTALSDSLENSGGKIYVPVPVGSMLLINNHFWLHGRDKFLPHPALRRELLRQRGYFTPVL; encoded by the coding sequence ATGACCCGTTCAACCCGCTATGGTGAGATTCAGCGTAGCGAGCATAAAACGCTTATTCCCGGCGTAATGCTCTCTGACTCTCCCTACTCTTCCCGCTTACTTCTCCTCACCTTCAACGAAGAGATCACTCAGGCTTTTCTACAGGCAGCGCGCACCTTGCCGGTTCAGGCGCTGGAGTACAAATCGATGTTGCGCTTTCACCTTGGCAAACTGCTGGACGACCTCTGCGGCAATCAGCTGCGGTCGCTGCTGAGCCGCACCCTGCAGTCGCGCCAGCAGGGGGCACTGTTAATCAATGCGCAGGGGTTGATCAGCGTTGACCGGGCAGAGGATATGGTCCGTCTGGCCACGGCGATCGCGCATCTGATTGGCCGCGCAAATTTCGACTCGATGAGCGGACAGTACTACGCACGCTTTGTGGTGAAAAACAGCGACGATTCCGACAGCTACCTGCGTCAGCCGCACAAGCCGCTGGAGCTGCATAATGACGGCACCTACGTGGATGAACCGACGGATTTTGTGCTGATGATGAAAATCGACGAGCAAAATATGCAGGGCGGTGAGTCGATTCTGCTGCACCTTGATGACTGGGCGCAGCTCGACAGCTGGTTCAGCCATCCGCTGGCGCGGCGTACGATGCGCTGGTCGGCACCGCCCAGTAAAAATACGCCGCACAGCGTTTACCACCCGGTATTTGGCGTGGACGAACGCGGCCGGCCGGTGATGCGCTACATTGACCAGTTTGTTCAGCCAAAAGATTTTACCGAGGGCAACTGGCTGACCGCGCTGTCGGACTCGCTGGAAAACAGCGGAGGTAAAATCTACGTTCCGGTGCCGGTGGGCAGCATGCTGTTGATCAACAATCACTTCTGGCTGCACGGGCGCGATAAATTTCTGCCGCATCCGGCGTTACGGCGCGAGCTGCTGCGCCAGCGCGGTTACTTCACACCGGTGCTGTAA